In the Oryza glaberrima chromosome 6, OglaRS2, whole genome shotgun sequence genome, one interval contains:
- the LOC127776169 gene encoding uncharacterized protein LOC127776169, whose product MRGGDKAVGPMSSPGSRSLVGSENLIRKKNSFFTENSIHTHDEKAGEREGGEARRRSRICAESELPRQRGERRASPTGREEGATAAPAFTTGYARCRPPRPSICARRNSPATPPPDPEEEEVRHSSRPAAQRRQVPAVPYYCATELPCPPLLRRRLRRCCTGEHQALPLLRPAAPALSPLGLLLHPAATLPDRPAVVSTRAAAPLGHPVMVEGEEESGVRA is encoded by the coding sequence ATGCGTGGAGGAGATAAGGCAGTGGGGCCGATGTCTTCACCAGGTTCGCGCAGCCTTGTTGGCTCCGAGAACctcatcagaaaaaaaaacagttttttCACAGAGAATAGCATCCACACCCATGATGAGAAagcaggagagagagaagggggagaagctcgccggagaagccgCATCTGCGCCGAGTCCGAGCTCCCGCGCCAACGGGGAGAAAGGAGGGCGTCGCCaacggggagagaggagggtgcCACCGCGGCCCCCGCCTTCACGACGGGCTACGctcgctgccggccgccgcgcccctcGATCTGCGCCCGCCGGAACTCGCCAGCCACGCCGCCCCCCGAtccggaagaggaggaggtgaggcaCTCGAGCCGTCCCGCTGCCCAGCGCCGTCAAGTTCCCGCCGTCCCCTACTACTGCGCCACCGAGCTCCCGTGTCCCCCGCTACTGCGCCGCCGACTACGCCGCTGTTGCACCGGCGAGCACCAGGCCCTGCCGCTGCTCCGCCCGGCCGCCCCGGCGCTGTCTCCACTCGGGCTGCTGCTCCACCCGGCCGCTACTCTGCCCGACCGCCCCGCCGTCGTCTCCACTCGGGCTGCTGCTCCACTCGGCCACCCCGTCATGgtggaaggagaagaggagagcgGCGTCCGAgcgtga